In Gammaproteobacteria bacterium, one genomic interval encodes:
- a CDS encoding DUF5615 family PIN-like protein: MNDRNLKFLVDVGVGAKVEEWLRNNGFDVQAIRDIDPRMDDTAILNTAASLGRIFISFLSAVIASTRLHPPPTLMVAAIAGV, from the coding sequence ATGAATGACCGGAATTTGAAATTCTTAGTCGATGTCGGCGTTGGCGCGAAAGTGGAAGAATGGCTTCGGAACAACGGGTTTGATGTTCAAGCAATCAGGGATATCGATCCACGGATGGATGACACCGCGATCCTGAACACGGCTGCTTCGCTAGGCCGGATTTTTATATCATTTCTGTCCGCTGTAATCGCATCGACCAGGCTGCATCCCCCGCCGACATTAATGGTGGCGGCCATTGCTGGCGTTTGA
- a CDS encoding DUF433 domain-containing protein: MNEHTLLDRITANPKVMVGKPTIRRLRITVEQFLKALAGGVTNQELLEDYPELEAEDIRAALLYAAERVGEEQV, encoded by the coding sequence ATGAATGAGCACACGCTGCTAGACAGAATTACCGCCAATCCCAAGGTGATGGTTGGCAAGCCCACGATCAGGCGTCTCAGGATTACAGTTGAACAATTCCTCAAGGCGCTGGCAGGTGGTGTGACCAACCAGGAGTTGTTGGAGGATTACCCGGAACTCGAGGCTGAAGACATTCGGGCCGCCCTGCTCTATGCGGCCGAGCGGGTCGGGGAGGAACAGGTTTGA